The region CCCAAAAGTAAGCCAAGTAGCAACACGCGCTTCACCCCGCCGCCCTTTTCAGCGCCACGCGGACCAGATCGTTGAGCCCGGCATCCTCGCCCAGTTCCTTGACCGCCGCAGTCACCGCGCTGCTCGCCACGGCGGGTTTGAAGCCGAGGTTCTGCAGGGCCGAGACGGCGTCGGCGCTGGCGTTGCCGGGGGTGGGGTGGATATTTCGCCGCTGCCCATGCCGACGGGCGAGGTGTAGCCTGCGAGGCCTCCGGCCTTGTCCTTCAACTCGTTGACGATGCGGCTGGCGAGTTTCGGGCCGACGCCGTTGGCGCGGGCGACCATGGCGGCGTCGCCCTGGGCGCAGGCGCGTTGGAGTTCCTCGACTGCGAGGGCCGATAAAATCGCAAGGGCGACTTTGCTGCCGACGCCCTGCACGGCGGTGAGCAGGCGGAACCAGGCGCGTTCTCCGGCGCTGGTGAAGCCGATCAGGCGCTGGTCTGTCTCGCTCACCTGCATTTCGGTATGGACAACGACCTTGTCGCCTCGGATGCCGAGATGGGTCAACGTCTTGGCCGAGCACTGCACGAGATAGCCGACGCCGTTCACGTCGATCACGGCCCAGTCGGGCCCGGTGTCATCGAGAATGCCGGTCAGCTTGGCGATCATGGTTTGTTCCTATGGCAGGAACTTTTTGCCGTGGCCAGAGGCTAAGCGCGGCGAATGTGTGGAGTGGTGTCGGCTGGTTGCGAGAACTTTCGCTGCTTGCCCACCCCCGGCCCCTCCCGCCTGCGGGAGGGGAGACGTCAATCGTTGGCTTGCTGGTCCTCGGGTACATTGTCCCACGGGCGGTAGTAGAGTTCGGCGCATTCGTGCGCCATCACGCCGCCGGTCAGCGTCAGGTCGTCCTTGTAGGCGTCCGCCACGAAGTCGAGCGTCGAGAGGTGGCGGTCTTCGAAGTACATTTCGTGGACGTCCTCGCGGCCCGCACCATAGACGATGCGCGAGATGCCCGCCCAGATCGAGGCCATGGTGCACATGCCGCAGGGCTGGAGCGTGGAATAGAGCGTGGCGCCGGGAAAGCGCATTTCGCCGGAGGACTTGCCCGCCGCGCGGATGGCCATGACTTCGGCGTGGGCGGTCGCGTCGCAGTGTTCGGCGGTGCGGTTTACGCCGTGCGAGAGCAGTTGCCCGTCCCGCACGATGATCGCGGCGATCGGTGTGTTGGCGGGATCGGTGCCCTTGCGCGCGACGGCAAGGTCCCTTGCGCGGGCCATCCAGTCTTCGTCGCTCGGCCTGTCATTCAGTGCGTCCATCCGATCCATACGCCGGATGTGCGCAGTCGTTCCGCCCTAGCGGTGGCTGCCCAGCATGTTGGCATGCGTGATCGCCACCGCCAGCGCGTCGGAAGCGTCCTCGCCGGCAAGCTGCACGCCGGGCAGGAGGATCTTGAGCATGTGCTGGATCTGCTGCTTTTCCGCGCCGCCGGTGCCGACCAGCGCCTTCTTGATGACCTTGGTGGGATATTCGGCCACCGGGATCCCCGCGCGCGCAACGGCGACCATGGCAACGCCGCGCGCCTGACCCAACTTGAGCGTGGACTGCGGGTTGACGTTGACGAAGACCTCCTCGACCGCGCCGCTGTCGGGCTTGTAGATGTCGATCACGGCGGCGAGCGCGGAATCGAGCTCGACCAGACGCTCGGCCATGGTTGCCTTGTTGTCGGTGCGAATCTGGCCGTTGGCGACGTGGCTCAACCGGCTGCCCGACTTGGCGACGACGCCCCAGCCGGTGACGGTGAGGCCGGGGTCGATGCCCAATATGATCATGTTACAGTTTCAGTCCGAAGCGCGGGGCCAGTTGCATCATGGCGAGATAGAGCAGGACCGTGAGCAGGCAGCCGGCGGCCAGTGCGATCCAGAACGACACCCCATGGCGCAGCAGCGCCGGGATGACGAGGAACATCGGCAGCGAGGGCAGGACGTACCAGAAGGTGGCCTCGGCATGGATCGCCATGTTCTCCGCATCTGGCCGGGCGTTCCACAGGAACACCATGCCAAGCACCGAGACCAGCGGCAGCGAGGCGACCAACGCGCCCAAGGTGGGCAGGCGCTTGCCGATTTCCGCAATGGCCGCGATCAGCACGCCCGAGAGCAGCGCCTTCGCGGCCAGTTGCCACATGCCGATCAGCCCAGCGTTTCCATGACGTCGTCGGGGATGTCGTAATTGCCCCAGACGGTCTGGACGTCGTCATCGTCCTCGAGCACGTCGATCAGCTTGAGCAGGGTGGCGGCGTTGTCGGCATCGACCGAGGTCTTCATGCTCGGCTTCCATGCCAGCTTGACGCCTTCGGCCTCGCCCAGGGTCTTTTCGAGTTCGCGGGCAACTTCGTGCAGCGATTCGACCGCGACCCAGATCTGGTGGCTGCCGGGATTCTCGTCGCCATCACCCATGTCGGATTCGACGTCTTCGGCACCGGCTTCGATGGCGGCTTCGAGGACCTTCTCCTCGTCACCGACCTTGCCGGGGTATTCGATCAGGCCAAGGCGTTCGAAGCCGTGGCTCACCGCGCCTGATGCACCAAGGTTTCCGCCGTTCTTGGAGAAGGCAGTGCGGATATTGGTGGCGGTGCGGTTGCGGTTGTCGGTCAGCGCTTCGACGATGATCGCGACGCCGCCGGGGCCATA is a window of Novosphingobium sp. THN1 DNA encoding:
- a CDS encoding DUF3147 family protein produces the protein MWQLAAKALLSGVLIAAIAEIGKRLPTLGALVASLPLVSVLGMVFLWNARPDAENMAIHAEATFWYVLPSLPMFLVIPALLRHGVSFWIALAAGCLLTVLLYLAMMQLAPRFGLKL
- a CDS encoding nucleoside deaminase encodes the protein MDALNDRPSDEDWMARARDLAVARKGTDPANTPIAAIIVRDGQLLSHGVNRTAEHCDATAHAEVMAIRAAGKSSGEMRFPGATLYSTLQPCGMCTMASIWAGISRIVYGAGREDVHEMYFEDRHLSTLDFVADAYKDDLTLTGGVMAHECAELYYRPWDNVPEDQQAND
- the ruvC gene encoding crossover junction endodeoxyribonuclease RuvC — encoded protein: MIILGIDPGLTVTGWGVVAKSGSRLSHVANGQIRTDNKATMAERLVELDSALAAVIDIYKPDSGAVEEVFVNVNPQSTLKLGQARGVAMVAVARAGIPVAEYPTKVIKKALVGTGGAEKQQIQHMLKILLPGVQLAGEDASDALAVAITHANMLGSHR
- a CDS encoding YebC/PmpR family DNA-binding transcriptional regulator, which encodes MAGHSKFKNIMHRKGAQDKKRSAMFSKLSREITVAAKMGMPDPDMNPRLRAAVNAAKAQSMPKDNIARAIDKASKGEGDNYEEVRYEGYGPGGVAIIVEALTDNRNRTATNIRTAFSKNGGNLGASGAVSHGFERLGLIEYPGKVGDEEKVLEAAIEAGAEDVESDMGDGDENPGSHQIWVAVESLHEVARELEKTLGEAEGVKLAWKPSMKTSVDADNAATLLKLIDVLEDDDDVQTVWGNYDIPDDVMETLG